Proteins co-encoded in one Streptomyces sp. NBC_01571 genomic window:
- a CDS encoding recombinase family protein → MRVSYPCGEGGAFGGVDGEAVAGFTAEGSSGVEQPAEQVGLARARELQAAGASLREICRRLEAEQLPPRGSDRWYPEAVRRMLRHEAPYTLRPRTT, encoded by the coding sequence GTGAGGGTGTCATACCCGTGCGGTGAGGGCGGCGCGTTCGGCGGGGTCGACGGTGAGGCCGTAGCGGGTTTTACGGCTGAGGGAAGCTCCGGCGTCGAGCAGCCCGCCGAGCAGGTCGGTCTCGCCCGGGCTCGGGAACTACAGGCGGCGGGCGCCTCGCTGCGTGAGATCTGCCGCCGCCTGGAAGCGGAGCAGCTCCCGCCTCGCGGCAGCGATCGATGGTATCCGGAGGCTGTGCGACGGATGCTTCGGCACGAGGCGCCGTACACCCTCCGGCCACGCACAACCTGA
- a CDS encoding DUF6417 family protein: MFVHLAGRLRIPPADGLAEQVRTASCDHGIERRRLHLAEEQIASVAYGFWPHRMTGSAAEANRFTREYGATYTPSPTEQDHLPKGAGAAGGGPPTAPAGPPAGTAPPGPPDRPAPPTPGLPGRRPAADGAGGTPYRVSSHALPPARTRTMPPRRATLAPSPTSRSPTRGSAPIGLHRP, translated from the coding sequence GTGTTCGTCCACCTCGCCGGGCGGCTCCGGATCCCGCCCGCTGACGGGCTGGCCGAGCAGGTCCGTACGGCGTCGTGTGATCACGGGATCGAACGGCGGCGGCTACATCTGGCCGAGGAGCAGATCGCTTCGGTGGCGTACGGGTTCTGGCCGCACCGGATGACCGGCTCCGCCGCGGAAGCCAACCGCTTCACTCGCGAGTACGGCGCCACCTACACCCCGTCCCCAACCGAGCAGGACCACCTGCCGAAGGGCGCCGGCGCCGCAGGAGGCGGGCCGCCCACCGCACCGGCCGGCCCTCCAGCAGGGACAGCTCCGCCCGGTCCTCCGGATCGGCCAGCTCCACCAACCCCTGGTCTGCCAGGGCGGCGGCCTGCTGCTGATGGGGCAGGAGGAACTCCGTATCGAGTGTCCAGCCATGCCCTGCCACCTGCCCGGACTCGCACAATGCCTCCAAGACGGGCAACACTCGCCCCCAGCCCCACATCCCGCTCCCCCACCCGCGGCTCCGCACCCATTGGTCTCCACCGACCGTAG
- a CDS encoding pentapeptide repeat-containing protein codes for MRFKEAVLSGKVDFSRTAFDEGEVYFNDAQFARGTVDFNGARFRGSEVDLSGAAFSGSRVDFRLCQFATGTVAFVGNQFSGGNVAFNRARFQGGTVDYSSAVFSGGTVSFEGGRFSDGTVDFAGARFDSGSVDFTMARFSGAAIGVDSAQFSGATVSFDTVSGEAPPDLVPASGSPLPSGLTLPPHW; via the coding sequence GTGCGCTTCAAGGAGGCAGTCCTCTCGGGAAAGGTCGACTTCTCCCGCACTGCGTTCGACGAGGGAGAGGTCTACTTCAACGACGCGCAGTTCGCCAGAGGCACGGTCGACTTCAACGGCGCCCGGTTCAGGGGCAGTGAAGTGGATCTATCCGGCGCGGCGTTCTCCGGCAGCAGAGTGGACTTCAGGCTCTGCCAGTTCGCCACCGGCACCGTTGCCTTCGTCGGCAACCAGTTCTCCGGCGGCAATGTCGCCTTCAACCGCGCGAGGTTCCAGGGCGGCACGGTCGACTACTCCAGCGCAGTCTTCTCCGGCGGCACGGTCTCCTTCGAGGGTGGTCGATTCTCCGACGGCACGGTCGACTTCGCGGGTGCTCGGTTCGACAGCGGCTCGGTCGACTTCACCATGGCGCGGTTCTCCGGCGCAGCCATTGGCGTCGACAGTGCGCAGTTCTCCGGCGCAACAGTCAGCTTCGACACGGTCAGCGGCGAGGCACCACCTGACCTGGTTCCGGCGAGCGGATCGCCCCTTCCTTCTGGTTTGACCCTGCCTCCCCACTGGTGA